From a single Bacillus gobiensis genomic region:
- the glcD gene encoding glycolate oxidase subunit GlcD has product MLEQSVLEVFQRIVGAENVEHTKASLFSYSYDATPGFQSMPDAVLSPRNSEEIAKIIDVCREHRIPIVPRGSGTNLCGGTCPTEGGVVLLFKHMDKILEIDEENLTATVQPGVNTLDFIQAVEEKALFYPPDPSSMKISTIGGNISENSGGLRGLKYGVTRDYVLGLEVILANGKTIRTGGKLAKDVAGYDLTRLFVGAEGTLGIVTEATLKLIPPPETKQTILAIYDDIGAAARSVSSIIANKIIPATLEFLDQPTIKVVEDFARIGLPTEADAILLIEQDGAFEVVSRDILKIEAICLQENALNVSVAKTKKEAEALTTARRSALSALARLKPTTILEDATVPRSKVAEMVLAIKEIAQKHQVEICTFGHAGDGNLHPTCITDSRDKSEYERVEKAFEEIFEKAIELGGTITGEHGVGLMKAPFLEWKLGEAGVEAMKAIKTSLDPENILNPGKIFAKASRKRVVSGN; this is encoded by the coding sequence ATGTTGGAGCAATCGGTTTTAGAGGTGTTTCAAAGAATTGTCGGCGCTGAAAATGTTGAGCATACGAAAGCAAGCCTATTCTCTTATTCGTATGATGCAACACCGGGCTTTCAATCGATGCCGGATGCTGTTTTGTCTCCGAGAAACAGCGAAGAGATTGCGAAGATTATTGACGTGTGCCGCGAACATCGAATCCCAATCGTCCCTAGGGGTTCAGGAACCAATCTGTGCGGCGGGACGTGCCCAACTGAGGGAGGGGTCGTTCTGCTTTTTAAGCATATGGATAAGATTTTGGAAATTGATGAAGAAAATCTGACAGCTACCGTTCAACCGGGGGTGAATACGCTTGATTTTATTCAAGCTGTTGAGGAAAAGGCTCTGTTTTATCCGCCGGATCCAAGCTCTATGAAAATATCAACGATCGGCGGCAACATCAGTGAAAATTCCGGCGGGCTGAGAGGATTAAAGTATGGCGTCACCCGCGACTATGTCCTTGGCCTTGAGGTCATTCTCGCCAATGGAAAAACGATTCGGACAGGCGGGAAATTGGCAAAAGACGTTGCTGGATACGATTTAACGAGACTTTTCGTCGGGGCAGAAGGGACATTGGGGATTGTCACTGAAGCAACGTTAAAGCTCATTCCTCCTCCCGAGACGAAGCAGACAATTCTCGCGATCTATGACGATATCGGTGCTGCTGCAAGAAGCGTTTCGTCGATCATAGCAAATAAAATCATACCGGCGACGCTTGAATTTTTGGATCAGCCAACCATTAAGGTGGTAGAAGATTTTGCGCGGATTGGATTGCCAACTGAGGCTGATGCGATTCTATTAATCGAGCAGGACGGGGCTTTTGAGGTTGTCTCCCGCGACATACTTAAAATTGAAGCGATTTGCTTACAGGAGAACGCATTAAATGTAAGCGTTGCCAAAACCAAGAAGGAAGCGGAGGCTTTAACAACCGCAAGAAGATCGGCATTGTCGGCGCTTGCCCGTTTAAAACCGACAACGATTCTAGAAGATGCCACCGTACCGCGGTCGAAGGTAGCTGAGATGGTGCTGGCCATTAAAGAAATTGCTCAAAAGCATCAAGTCGAAATTTGTACATTTGGCCATGCGGGAGATGGCAATCTGCACCCGACCTGTATCACCGATTCGAGAGACAAAAGTGAATATGAACGCGTTGAAAAAGCCTTTGAAGAAATTTTTGAGAAAGCGATAGAGCTTGGCGGGACGATCACAGGTGAACATGGGGTCGGCCTCATGAAGGCGCCTTTTCTGGAATGGAAGCTGGGTGAAGCGGGCGTCGAGGCGATGAAAGCAATCAAGACGTCATTAGATCCCGAAAACATCTTAAACCCTGGCAAGATTTTTGCAAAGGCTTCCCGCAAACGGGTGGTGTCCGGTAATTGA
- a CDS encoding YwgA family protein: protein MLKEHAKLMKVFSESGEIIGRKKLQKMIYIAKKLDLPFYEKYDFHFYGPYSEELTLQVEELCNLGFLNEVKEKKGGYYQYRYALTDQGNEFLNRAEVNMPPIKEYMLDLNEQSSRFLELVSTILFFDNLEDDEKKDKVFTVKSKLRYTDEEYAEAIGYIGKLKQINENPSH, encoded by the coding sequence TTGTTGAAAGAACACGCAAAGCTGATGAAGGTCTTCTCGGAATCGGGGGAAATCATCGGCCGCAAGAAGCTGCAGAAAATGATTTATATTGCAAAAAAATTGGATCTTCCCTTTTATGAAAAATATGATTTTCACTTTTACGGCCCTTATTCGGAAGAATTGACGCTGCAAGTCGAGGAGCTTTGCAATTTAGGTTTTCTGAATGAGGTAAAAGAAAAAAAGGGCGGTTATTATCAATATCGTTACGCCTTGACTGACCAAGGAAACGAATTCTTGAATCGCGCCGAGGTGAATATGCCGCCGATTAAAGAGTATATGCTCGATCTAAACGAACAGTCATCCCGGTTTTTAGAGCTTGTCTCAACGATTTTATTCTTTGACAATCTTGAAGATGACGAAAAAAAAGACAAGGTTTTTACTGTTAAGAGCAAGCTGCGTTATACAGATGAAGAATACGCAGAAGCGATCGGGTACATAGGTAAACTAAAGCAGATCAACGAAAATCCGTCTCACTAG